The following proteins are encoded in a genomic region of Dioscorea cayenensis subsp. rotundata cultivar TDr96_F1 chromosome 8, TDr96_F1_v2_PseudoChromosome.rev07_lg8_w22 25.fasta, whole genome shotgun sequence:
- the LOC120267813 gene encoding uncharacterized protein LOC120267813 isoform X2, translating to MDSKSYVEPVEIKEVKLKEIDKSLDCIVQQIHEDTPDNKLQVMIHVEDSISGKETTVGKNRWVAKSKVNKELQKSHMHDNGKLLVEFDNVPDISVVSPKENLETLSSDRLEKLKLPPPPVRKIASDHVTLNIPINKNNPMFPLYEEEGCFSFQAVSNVLEDKPSDTSDVRCDEEIIVWRKRGNSFSSMRNRGVDHASSLGLMNKDKKLETMIMQPERAVISLPRQKLLVLDLNGLLADILSDPRKAHKADIRIRGKSLFKRPFCDDFLKFCFERFNIGVWSSRVRYNVDSVVDFLMGDFKQKLLFCWDLSKCTTTGFRTIENVHKPLVLKDLKKLWNKEDPDLQWEIGEYTSSNTLLIDDSPYKALCNPPYTSIFPHPYNFYNRHDNSLGPGGDLRVYLEGLAMCDDTQQYVRDHPFGQAAISEKHPDWKFYWQIIKKIPNHSSLT from the exons ATGGATTCAAAGTCATATGTTGAGCCAGTGGAAATTAAGGAGGTCAAGCTAAAGGAGATTGATAAAAGCTTGGACTGTATCGTTCAACAGATCCATGAAGATACACCTGACAACAAGTTACAAGTTATGATACATGTTGAGGATTCTATTTCTGGAAAGGAAACTACTGTGGGAAAGAACAGGTGGGTTGCAAAAAGCAAAGTGAATAAAGAATTGCAAAAGTCGCATATGCACGACAATGGAAAGTTACTAGTTGAGTTCGATAATGTTCCAGATATCTCTGTTGTTTCTccaaaagaaaatttagaaaCGCTCTCATCTGATCGCCTGGAGAAGTTAAAGTTGCCCCCACCACCAGTTAGAAAAATTGCAAGTGATCATGTAACTTTAAACATaccaattaacaaaaataatcccATGTTCCCATTGTATGAGGAAGAAGGCTGTTTCTCATTCCAAGCAGTCTCCAATGTCCTCGAGGACAAGCCATCTG ATACTTCAGATGTACGCTGTGATGAAGAAATTATTGTCTGGCGAAAGAGGGgaaattctttttcttcaatgaGAAACCGTGGCGTTGACCATGCTTCTTCATTGGGTTTGATGAACAAAGATAAGAAGCTGGAAACAATGATCATGCAGCCAGAAAGAGCAGTAATTAGTTTGCCCAGACAAAAGTTGCTTGTCCTTGATTTGAATGGACTGCTTGCAGATATTTTGTCTGATCCTCGTAAAGCTCATAAGGCTGATATAAGGATCAGAGGAAAATCAC TTTTTAAAAGACCCTTCTGTGATGATTTTCTGAAGTTTTGCTTTGAAAGATTCAATATTGGTGTCTGGTCCTCTAGAGTAAG GTATAATGTGGATAGTGTGGTTGATTTTCTCATGGGAGATTTTAAACAAAAGCTCTTATTTTGTTGG GACCTATCGAAATGCACCACTACTGGGTTTAGGACCATTGAGAATGTGCATAAACCTTTGGTCTTAAAAGACTTGAAGAAGTTGTGGAACAAAGAGGACCCTGATCTTCAATGGGAGATAGGAGAGTATACTTCATCAAATACGTTACTAATTGATGATTCTCCTTACAAAGCCTTGTGCAACCCG CCATACACTAGTATCTTTCCCCATCCCTACAATTTCTACAACAGACACGATAACTCTTTAG GGCCTGGAGGAGATCTGCGTGTGTATTTGGAAGGGCTGGCTATGTGTGATGATACCCAACAATATGTACGAGACCACCCATTTGGCCAGGCGGCTATATCAGAGAAACATCCTGATTGGAAGTTCTACTGGcagataataaaaaagattccAAATCATTCTTCTTTGACCTAA
- the LOC120267813 gene encoding uncharacterized protein LOC120267813 isoform X1 yields the protein MDSKSYVEPVEIKEVKLKEIDKSLDCIVQQIHEDTPDNKLQVMIHVEDSISGKETTVGKNRWVAKSKVNKELQKSHMHDNGKLLVEFDNVPDISVVSPKENLETLSSDRLEKLKLPPPPVRKIASDHVTLNIPINKNNPMFPLYEEEGCFSFQAVSNVLEDKPSGNFSMKKCALINTIGAQNMVRNTHEDSTSDTSDVRCDEEIIVWRKRGNSFSSMRNRGVDHASSLGLMNKDKKLETMIMQPERAVISLPRQKLLVLDLNGLLADILSDPRKAHKADIRIRGKSLFKRPFCDDFLKFCFERFNIGVWSSRVRYNVDSVVDFLMGDFKQKLLFCWDLSKCTTTGFRTIENVHKPLVLKDLKKLWNKEDPDLQWEIGEYTSSNTLLIDDSPYKALCNPPYTSIFPHPYNFYNRHDNSLGPGGDLRVYLEGLAMCDDTQQYVRDHPFGQAAISEKHPDWKFYWQIIKKIPNHSSLT from the exons ATGGATTCAAAGTCATATGTTGAGCCAGTGGAAATTAAGGAGGTCAAGCTAAAGGAGATTGATAAAAGCTTGGACTGTATCGTTCAACAGATCCATGAAGATACACCTGACAACAAGTTACAAGTTATGATACATGTTGAGGATTCTATTTCTGGAAAGGAAACTACTGTGGGAAAGAACAGGTGGGTTGCAAAAAGCAAAGTGAATAAAGAATTGCAAAAGTCGCATATGCACGACAATGGAAAGTTACTAGTTGAGTTCGATAATGTTCCAGATATCTCTGTTGTTTCTccaaaagaaaatttagaaaCGCTCTCATCTGATCGCCTGGAGAAGTTAAAGTTGCCCCCACCACCAGTTAGAAAAATTGCAAGTGATCATGTAACTTTAAACATaccaattaacaaaaataatcccATGTTCCCATTGTATGAGGAAGAAGGCTGTTTCTCATTCCAAGCAGTCTCCAATGTCCTCGAGGACAAGCCATCTGGTAATTTTTCTATGAAGAAGTGTGCTTTGATAAATACCATTGGTGCTCAAAATATGGTACGAAATACTCATGAAGACAGTACTTCAGATACTTCAGATGTACGCTGTGATGAAGAAATTATTGTCTGGCGAAAGAGGGgaaattctttttcttcaatgaGAAACCGTGGCGTTGACCATGCTTCTTCATTGGGTTTGATGAACAAAGATAAGAAGCTGGAAACAATGATCATGCAGCCAGAAAGAGCAGTAATTAGTTTGCCCAGACAAAAGTTGCTTGTCCTTGATTTGAATGGACTGCTTGCAGATATTTTGTCTGATCCTCGTAAAGCTCATAAGGCTGATATAAGGATCAGAGGAAAATCAC TTTTTAAAAGACCCTTCTGTGATGATTTTCTGAAGTTTTGCTTTGAAAGATTCAATATTGGTGTCTGGTCCTCTAGAGTAAG GTATAATGTGGATAGTGTGGTTGATTTTCTCATGGGAGATTTTAAACAAAAGCTCTTATTTTGTTGG GACCTATCGAAATGCACCACTACTGGGTTTAGGACCATTGAGAATGTGCATAAACCTTTGGTCTTAAAAGACTTGAAGAAGTTGTGGAACAAAGAGGACCCTGATCTTCAATGGGAGATAGGAGAGTATACTTCATCAAATACGTTACTAATTGATGATTCTCCTTACAAAGCCTTGTGCAACCCG CCATACACTAGTATCTTTCCCCATCCCTACAATTTCTACAACAGACACGATAACTCTTTAG GGCCTGGAGGAGATCTGCGTGTGTATTTGGAAGGGCTGGCTATGTGTGATGATACCCAACAATATGTACGAGACCACCCATTTGGCCAGGCGGCTATATCAGAGAAACATCCTGATTGGAAGTTCTACTGGcagataataaaaaagattccAAATCATTCTTCTTTGACCTAA